The segment CCGTGGCGGTAATAGCGCGGTTTTGCCTTCTCCCCTTGTGGGAGAAGGTGGATCGGCGCGCAGCGCCGAGACGGAAGAGGGGTGTTGGACGGAGTGCGTTTTTACCAAGCTGGAGCACCCCTCATCCGACCGAGCTTCGCTCGGCCACCTTCTCCCACAGGGGGAGAAGGGGGAGCCAATTTCGAAAGTCAGCGAGGTGGATGACGATGGTGCTGGGCGGAGCAGAAGACGCTCAAATATCCAGCACTTCGGTCTCGGCGAACTCCGCACGTTCCTGGATGAAGCGGAAGCGGGCTTCCGGCTTGGTGCCCATCAGCGCGTCGACCGCATCCTTGGTCGCCGCCTCGGCGTCGATCACATCGACCCTAAGCAGCGTGCGCTTTCTCGGGTCCATGGTGGTTTCCTTGAGCTGGGCGGCCATCATTTCGCCCAACCCCTTGAAGCGGCCGATTTCGACCTTGCCGCGGCCTGTGAACTCGGTGCGCAGAAGCTCGTCCTTGTGCACATCGTCGCGGGCATAGGCGACTTTGCCGCCTTGGCGGATTGAGTAGAGCGGCGGCACCGCCAGATAGAGATGGCCGCCGCGGACCAGGCTCGGCATCTCCTGATAGAAGAAGGTGATCAGCAAAGAAGCGATATGGGCGCCGTCGACGTCGGCGTCGGTCATGATGATGACCCGGTCGTAGCGCAGATCCTGATCGCGGTATTTTGACCGAGTGCCACAGCCAAGCGCCTGGATCAGGTCGGAAATCTGCTGGTTGCCAGCCAGCTTGTCGTTGCCGGCGCTGGCGACGTTGAGGATCTTGCCGCGCAGCGGCAGCACTGCCTGGCTGGCGCGGTCACGTGCCTGTTTTGCCGAGCCGCCGGCCGAATCGCCCTCGACGATGAAGAGCTCGGCACCGGCCGCGGCATTCTGCGTGCAGTCGGCGAGCTTGCCGGGCAGGCGCAGCTTGCGCACCGCGCTCTTGCGCGAGACTTCCTTTTCCTGGCGGCGGCGCACCCGCTCGTCAGCACGCGCGATCACCCATTCGAGCAGCTTCGAAGCTTCCTGCGGGTTGTCGGCCAGCCAGTGATCGAAGGGGTCGCGGATCGCGGCCTCGACGATCCTGATCGCCTCGATCGTCGCCAGCCTGTCCTTGGTCTGGCCGACGAATTCCGGCTCGCGGATGAACACCGACAGCATGCCCGCCGCCGAGATCATGACGTCTTCCGAGGTGACGATCGAAGCGCGCTTGTTGCCGACCAGCTCGGCATAGGCGCGCAGGCCGCGGGTCAAGACGTTGCGGAAGCCGGCCTCATGGGTGCCGCCTTCGCCGGTCGGGATGGTGTTGCAGTAGGAATTGAGAAATCCGTCGCCGCCGAACCAGGTCACCGCCCATTCGAGCGAGCCGTGGCCGCCTTGCCTGTCGCTTTTGCCGGCAAAGATTTCGCGGGTGACCTGGAA is part of the Mesorhizobium sp. L-2-11 genome and harbors:
- the parE gene encoding DNA topoisomerase IV subunit B gives rise to the protein MNDSNDLFGNLDKQPQPVRATVRPADPLVQAAKRPASRDGSESYSAADIEVLEGLEPVRRRPGMYIGGTDDKAMHHLFAEVIDNSMDEAVAGHATFIDVELSADGYLAVTDNGRGIPVDPHPKFKKPALEVIMTTLHSGGKFDSKVYETSGGLHGVGVSVVNALSDHLEVEVARGRQLYRQRFSRGVPVTGLEQLGEVHNRRGTRIRFHPDEQIFGKGAAFEPARLYRMTRSKAYLFGGVEIRWTCDPSLIKEKDTTPAKAEFHFPGGLKDYLKASLGDEFQVTREIFAGKSDRQGGHGSLEWAVTWFGGDGFLNSYCNTIPTGEGGTHEAGFRNVLTRGLRAYAELVGNKRASIVTSEDVMISAAGMLSVFIREPEFVGQTKDRLATIEAIRIVEAAIRDPFDHWLADNPQEASKLLEWVIARADERVRRRQEKEVSRKSAVRKLRLPGKLADCTQNAAAGAELFIVEGDSAGGSAKQARDRASQAVLPLRGKILNVASAGNDKLAGNQQISDLIQALGCGTRSKYRDQDLRYDRVIIMTDADVDGAHIASLLITFFYQEMPSLVRGGHLYLAVPPLYSIRQGGKVAYARDDVHKDELLRTEFTGRGKVEIGRFKGLGEMMAAQLKETTMDPRKRTLLRVDVIDAEAATKDAVDALMGTKPEARFRFIQERAEFAETEVLDI